A stretch of Perognathus longimembris pacificus isolate PPM17 chromosome 1, ASM2315922v1, whole genome shotgun sequence DNA encodes these proteins:
- the LOC125359410 gene encoding PCNA-interacting partner isoform X5: MGMLETQVVERKENNLRMAVLNQTSVLDMIKEFRRNWHALCNSERTTLCGADSMLLALQLSMAENNKQHKGEFTVSLSEVLLTWKYLLHEKLNLPVDNMEVVDHYEDIKKTYNDFLKNSNMLDLIDIYEKCRVLTADCENNDMISPASGTI; the protein is encoded by the exons ATGGGCATGCTGGAAACTCAGGtagttgaaagaaaagaaaataacttg AGAATGGCTGTGCTTAATCAGACCTCTGTCTTGGATATGATTAAAGAGTTTAGAAGGAATTGGCATGCTCTTTGTAACTCTGAAAGAACTACTTTATGTGGTGCAGACTCCATGCTTTTAGCATTACAGCTTTCCATGGCAGAGAACAACAAACAG CACAAGGGAGAATTTACAGTCTCTCTCAGTGAGGTCTTACTGACATGGAAATACTTACTACATGAGAAACTGAACTTACCTGTTGACAATATGGAAGTGGTTGACCATTATGAGGACATTAAGAAGACTTACAATGATTTCTTGAAGAATAGTAATATGTTAGATCTGATTGATATTTATGAAAAATGTAGAGTTTTGACTGCTGATTGTGAAAATAATGACATGATATCCCct gCATCTGGGACCATTTAA